GCTGACAATTGATGTAACGCGCGCATGCCCGCAAGAGACCCCGTACCGACCCCGGCTGGCCCGACACAATTGAAAGTCGGGCTGGGACTTTTAACATTTTTGGCCAGCTTTTCGGTGAGCCGGCGCCGTGACACAAACGCCGCCCCTCGCCGTCTGCCAGGCGCATTATAATATGCGGCCAATTCCGGATGGTCCCAAATCCCGCCTCCATAAAAGTCAGGCCTGTCTTCATTTACCCTGTCAATTAACGCCCAGAGATCATGAGCTGTTTCCGGACTGTTCGTATAGCCCGGGAAATAGCCGCAATGAATGCTGTTTTCATCTGTTACCGGATAGGCAAACGCAAAATCAATTCCAGCCAAAACAGATTTATGCGCAGATTCATCGCGCAGATAATCAAGAATGGCCTGACGAGACCAGTAGCGACCCTCTGGCGGGGATATCCGTTCAGGTGCATCTTGGCCAGGCCCAGCGGCAAATACAGACAAACCTGGCTGGCGCGGACCTTTTGCCCCTGACCAGTCAATCCCTACAAACAGATCAAAACAAGGTTTATAGTCATCCGTCATTTGTCCGGCTCATCAGATCGGGATAAAGATTTAACATTGCGCAATCTGTCCCAATAGGCCAGACGTTTGGCGATTTCACGCTCAAACCCTCGTTCAACAGGTTGATAGAAAGTTTGTCTGGGCAAGTTGTCCGGAAAACAATTTTGTGCAGAAAAGCCGTCAGGGTCGTCATGATCATACTGATAGCAAGCCCCATACTCCATCTCTTTCATCAGCGTTGTTGGTGCATTCAGGATATGTTTTGGCGGCGTTAATGTGCCTTTCTGTCTGGCGGTTTTCAATGCCGCTTTCCAAGCCACATAAGCTGCATTTGATTTCGGCGCTGTGGCCAGAAAAATCACCAATTCAGCAATCGCAAGGTCTCCTTCCGGGGCGCCCAGCCGTTCAAATGACTGCCAGGCAGCGATCGCTTTTCCGACCGCTTCTGGAGCCGCAAGGCCGATATCTTCAGAGGCAAAACGTGTCAGCCGCCGCAGAATATAGCGTTGGTCCTCGCCAGCCAGAACCATACGCGCAAGCCAGTATAAGGCAGCGTCACAATCAGATGCCCTTAATGATTTATGCAGAGCAGAAATGAGATTATAATGCTCATCCCCCGCCCGGTCATAATTCAGCGGACGCCGCGCCAAATGGCCAGCCAATTCGTCAGGCCCGAGAACAGGGTCAGGCGGAAGAGAAAATTCATGTAAAGACTCAACCAAATTCAACAGATATCGACCATCGCCATCCGCCATCACCGCCAAAGAATGCCTGGCATCATCATCAAGTGGCAAACTTGTCCCAAGGTACGTTTCTGCCCGGGTAAGTATCTCAAGTAACGCTTCTGTATCCAATGGGCGAAGAACAAGTACCTGAAGCCGGGATAACAGCGCACCATTTAATGAAAAAGAGGGGTTTTCAGTCGTCGCCCCCACCAGACGGATTATCCCTTTTTCAAGAACAGGCAACAACGCATCCTGCTGGGCTTTGTTAAAACGGTGGATCTCATCAATGAA
The SAR116 cluster alpha proteobacterium HIMB100 DNA segment above includes these coding regions:
- a CDS encoding AAA ATPase (PFAM: MgsA AAA+ ATPase C terminal; ATPase family associated with various cellular activities (AAA)), with the translated sequence MTGDMSDSLFSKPPLAEALRPRMLADVVGQPDVTTAMAARLGGSGSVVLWGPPGTGKTTLARILGEQAGQKFVAMSAVFDGVAELRRVFAAAEKDFQIGQQTLLFIDEIHRFNKAQQDALLPVLEKGIIRLVGATTENPSFSLNGALLSRLQVLVLRPLDTEALLEILTRAETYLGTSLPLDDDARHSLAVMADGDGRYLLNLVESLHEFSLPPDPVLGPDELAGHLARRPLNYDRAGDEHYNLISALHKSLRASDCDAALYWLARMVLAGEDQRYILRRLTRFASEDIGLAAPEAVGKAIAAWQSFERLGAPEGDLAIAELVIFLATAPKSNAAYVAWKAALKTARQKGTLTPPKHILNAPTTLMKEMEYGACYQYDHDDPDGFSAQNCFPDNLPRQTFYQPVERGFEREIAKRLAYWDRLRNVKSLSRSDEPDK